DNA from Pirellulales bacterium:
CGCAAGCTCGAAGCATCACTTCCGCGATCGGTCTCGGCCCGAGCGGAGGCGCCCAGCATCTCGAGCGCACGTTCCGCGATGCGATTCATCTCCGCCACCTCGAGCCGCATTCGACGCTGGCCCTGGTACAACGCCGCATAGGCCACCCCAGCCACGCAGCTTGCGCCCAGCGCCGCCACGCCGGCAAGACAGCTCGCGGACGAGCTCTCTGCCTCCCTCGAGATAGACGCGACAAGCAGGACCAGGCAACCCACCACGATCAACCAGGCGATCGTCCCCACCGCGGCGGCTATGCTCGCGGGCTGCTGTCGTCGTTCATGCGTGGACATGTCGGGCCTGGCGCCTCGGGACGATCCTCGATATCCCCCTCCTGACATAGGACTGTTGGCGTTTTGGCCAGTTGGCCATTTCCGCCACAGCGGCGGCTCACTTCGCCTGACGACGCGGGAAGAGGAACTCCTCAGATTCTACACACTTACGGCATTCTTTGCCCTTTTGCTCGATTGGCATGCAGTTCGCGTACCAAGCAAGGCAGAGTGACGCGAAATGAGGATCACGTGCCGTGTCCGGAACCCTTCGAAACATCCGAAACATCGCTCCCCCGCAGCATTCCCTTCGCGGCGTGGTCGAGCAGGTGGATTTGATCGGCCGGGCAATCCAGTTGCGAACCAACGATGCGGAGATGCGGATCCATGTTCCACCGACCTGTGAAATTCTCGTCAACGCCGACCGGGTGCGGTTTCACTTCTTGCAACCGACCGATCGGATAAAGGTGGTCGTCGAAGAGGATCGTGGCGGCCCACTCGCTCGCCGGATCGAATTCGATCGTCAGGCTTGAGCGTCTGGGCCGCCCACGCGGCCGATGGCGCGCTTCAAGCATTCGCGGCTGGCCTCGTCGGCAAGAACCGGGTGCGGCGCACGTTGCCCGCGTACCGGCAGACCGCAAACGCGTTCGTTCCGTTTGTTGTCGTTTCGTTCGCCCTACTTTTCGGAGTGCAGGCCATGAAAGTATTTGTACACCGCAATCAAGGTGAAGTCCGACCCGTGCTGCAGCAGTTTGCCGAACAGGAATTTGGCGCGGCACTGGCGAAATGGACGCACCGCCTGCCCCGCGTCGACATCTTCGTGCGCGATGTCAACGGCCCGCGTGGGGGTCTCGATCAGCTCGTGCGAGCCGTTATTCCGCTCCCCCATCATGGCACGGTCCATGTCCAGGAGCGACATCACCCTCTGCCCTTCGTGCTGACTCGCGTCGCACAAAAAGCGCAGCGCGCCGTCGAGCGTGTGTTGCTCCGCAAGAAGGGCCATGCGATTCGCCAGCAACAACGTGCGGCCCGCTTCGTCGACTCCCACCGTCGGGCGGCCGTCGGGGCCATCCAGGCGACGGAGTCTCCCGCAGAAGCAGATACCTGACGGAGGGCCCCACGCCCCTTTCCCTCAAGACCAGAAAGACCCACACCATGAAGATCAAACACCCCCTTGCCGCCGCAGTTCTCACCCTGCCGATGGTCACCACGCTCGACCGCCGTCGCTTAGGCACGCTCGTCGAACGGCTTGCCCGCCAGAATGTCGCCGAACGGCGGCATCTCGAAGCGCTGTTGGACGAAGTCGATCGTGCCCAGCCCGTCGAGCCAGAAAACGTGCCAGCCGAGATCGTGACCATGAACACGACCGTACGGCTGCATGACGACGAGACCGAAGAGGATGAGACCTACACGCTGACGTATCCCGAGCGTGCGAACATTGGGGACAACCGGGTTTCGGTCTTGGCGCCGATGGGCACGGCTCTGCTCGGCGCGCGTGTCGGCGACGATATCGAGTGGGACGCGCCAGCCGGCAAGGTCAAGCTGCGTCTGGCCGAGATCCTCTTCCAACCGGAGGCCGCGGGGCGATTCGATATGTAGGAGGTGTCACCGTGCTGAACAATCTTTGGCGTCCCTTCCGGCGTCGAAAAACAGATCGCACCGAGCAGGAGTTCGAGCCGATCTACGGCTTGCCGCGTCATGCCGCCGAGGCATGGCTGGCGCGCAATCCGGCATTGAAGAAGGACTATGACCAACGTCTGTTCGCCACGCGCACCGGAACGCCGCCACGTCTCCCACGCGCGGAGCGCGCACCACAACAATAACCACATGAGGAGCGACTCATGCCGATACGAAAACACACCCACCGTTTTGCTCCCTGGGGGGAGGTCGTCTCACGACCTTGGCGCGTCGCCAGCGAATGGGTATCCCACCGGCTGGGGTACGCGCCGTACTACTTGTATTTTGCCGATATTGCGCCAGGCGCGGTACGTTGCGAACTCCGCGAAGGGCAACAAGTGCCGCGGCGCCAGCCCGACTACCGGCTGCAACTGCCCCCTCCCGCGCAGGCCGACGAGTGCGTGGCCAAGATTATTCAGGCCGTGGATGTGAAGACGGAACTAGCCATCTGGGGCGATTTTGAGCTGCTGTGCCGTGTACGCGCCTCCGGCGAAACAGAATGCTGGCGCATTCCCGTGGCTACGTCCCACGACACAAGCACCAAGCAACTGACTGCGTGAGCCGTGTAACGAACGCTCGATCCAGGTGTCTGCCAAAGAC
Protein-coding regions in this window:
- the rnk gene encoding nucleoside diphosphate kinase regulator; amino-acid sequence: MKIKHPLAAAVLTLPMVTTLDRRRLGTLVERLARQNVAERRHLEALLDEVDRAQPVEPENVPAEIVTMNTTVRLHDDETEEDETYTLTYPERANIGDNRVSVLAPMGTALLGARVGDDIEWDAPAGKVKLRLAEILFQPEAAGRFDM